A part of Melittangium boletus DSM 14713 genomic DNA contains:
- a CDS encoding RNA polymerase sigma factor, with the protein MAIDVEAYYRRYGPQVLRRCRFLLRDEERAVDAMHDVFVQLLRHQGALENSAPSSLLHRIATRVCLNRLRGARRRPEDAEDDLVLRIAASEDAEARTLARGALDWLFGRVPASSRDIAVLHLVDGMTLEETAREVGLSVSGVRKRLRALSSALRELEAA; encoded by the coding sequence TTGGCCATCGACGTGGAGGCGTATTACCGCCGATATGGGCCCCAGGTGCTTCGGCGCTGCCGCTTCCTCTTGCGCGATGAGGAAAGGGCCGTGGATGCCATGCACGACGTATTCGTCCAATTGCTACGCCACCAGGGCGCGCTGGAGAACAGCGCCCCGTCGAGCCTGCTGCATCGGATCGCCACGCGGGTGTGCCTCAACCGGCTGAGGGGCGCGCGCCGCCGTCCCGAGGACGCCGAGGACGACCTGGTGCTGCGCATCGCCGCTTCCGAGGACGCCGAGGCCCGCACCCTGGCGCGCGGCGCCCTGGACTGGCTCTTCGGCCGGGTGCCCGCCTCCAGCCGGGACATCGCCGTGCTGCACCTGGTGGATGGAATGACCCTGGAGGAGACGGCCCGCGAGGTGGGCCTGTCCGTCTCCGGGGTGCGCAAGCGGCTGCGCGCCCTGTCGTCCGCGCTGCGCGAACTGGAGGCCGCATGA